A genomic segment from Sorangium aterium encodes:
- a CDS encoding precorrin-3B C(17)-methyltransferase gives MARVGRLGGAILAETQGAYYLIGNTKAPCDFRAAGFEPPDEASLVKGSYVRLEPLRDASEIEVAPPVLLLDVEGEELAKKLVHRFVIDRNGSVSERLWRLVYSHDDPLDDAEAPVERDARWLGGIPEPIWQLVRDNVLRCL, from the coding sequence ATGGCACGCGTAGGGAGGCTGGGCGGCGCGATCCTCGCCGAGACCCAGGGGGCGTATTACCTCATCGGCAACACCAAGGCGCCGTGCGACTTCCGCGCGGCGGGGTTCGAGCCGCCGGACGAGGCCAGTCTCGTGAAGGGGTCCTATGTCCGGCTCGAGCCGCTGCGCGACGCGAGCGAGATCGAGGTGGCTCCGCCGGTGCTGCTGCTCGACGTCGAGGGCGAGGAGCTCGCGAAGAAGCTCGTCCATCGCTTCGTGATCGACCGGAATGGCTCGGTGAGCGAGCGGCTGTGGCGGCTCGTCTACAGCCACGACGACCCGCTCGACGACGCCGAGGCGCCGGTCGAGCGCGACGCGCGCTGGCTGGGCGGGATCCCCGAGCCGATCTGGCAGCTCGTGCGCGACAACGTGCTGCGCTGCCTTTAG
- a CDS encoding metallophosphoesterase family protein — MPAEPTERVVAISDIHMGADNGRSIFSAQQELAAFIDYLAAAPERLDLIVLGDALDYLQVSPFLDFTGATARQKTQAIVAHNREVFDAFGRFIGSGKRLRWCMGNHDIELALPEAQAELVDAVTRGVDPGAHARLELCLRSERLDYPLARGGLLRLVHGNKGDPWNEVDHDALAEAVRTGAPFPYPPGSRLVAEVLNPLKDDGFAHVDLLKPEQTVALPLTLALWPDNTKKHLAAAFPAFFATKAVGIKSRLQRAFIGTRPRFGTSPPAGAVATATTPEDLLASALSDSFAGQSNDARDQTLNALSSLLGDAKGTEAFTRAVTTPQAPGKTFSGSLPERFIESALRACADNANRRSNLWSLEAPDELDPYVSGAFEDGAVVVVAGHTHLARAVSYPGGYYLNTGTWANLMRIPAYVRGAEFAAHARSLKEFLKHPELAPAELRPFQRLTYADVDLRPAAGGPAFRAELREWTPGPSRAVSRFP, encoded by the coding sequence ATGCCCGCTGAGCCCACCGAACGCGTCGTCGCGATCAGCGATATCCACATGGGGGCCGACAACGGCCGCAGCATTTTCAGCGCGCAGCAAGAGCTCGCAGCGTTCATCGATTACCTCGCGGCCGCCCCCGAGCGCCTCGACCTGATCGTCCTCGGCGATGCGCTCGACTATCTCCAGGTCAGCCCCTTCCTCGACTTCACGGGCGCCACGGCGAGACAGAAGACCCAGGCGATCGTCGCCCACAACCGCGAGGTCTTCGACGCGTTCGGCCGCTTCATCGGGTCGGGCAAGCGCCTGCGCTGGTGCATGGGCAACCACGATATCGAGCTGGCCTTGCCCGAGGCGCAGGCGGAGCTCGTCGATGCCGTGACCCGAGGGGTCGACCCAGGCGCGCATGCACGGCTCGAGCTCTGCCTTCGCAGCGAGCGCCTCGACTATCCGCTGGCGAGGGGCGGCTTGCTGCGGCTGGTGCACGGCAACAAGGGCGACCCCTGGAACGAGGTGGACCACGACGCGCTCGCCGAAGCGGTCCGCACGGGCGCTCCCTTCCCCTATCCACCTGGATCGCGCCTAGTCGCCGAGGTGCTGAACCCGCTCAAGGACGACGGATTCGCGCACGTCGACCTGCTCAAGCCCGAGCAGACCGTCGCGCTGCCGCTCACCCTGGCGTTGTGGCCCGACAACACGAAGAAGCACCTTGCAGCGGCGTTCCCCGCGTTCTTTGCCACCAAGGCCGTCGGCATCAAGTCCCGGCTTCAGCGCGCGTTCATCGGGACGCGGCCACGGTTCGGAACGTCGCCGCCCGCAGGTGCCGTCGCGACCGCGACCACGCCGGAGGACCTCCTGGCCTCGGCGCTCTCCGACAGCTTCGCCGGACAGAGCAACGACGCGCGCGACCAGACGCTGAACGCGCTGAGCTCCCTGCTCGGCGATGCGAAAGGCACAGAGGCATTCACCCGCGCGGTCACCACGCCTCAGGCCCCGGGCAAGACCTTCAGCGGCTCCCTCCCGGAACGCTTCATCGAGAGCGCCCTGCGGGCCTGCGCCGACAACGCCAATCGTCGGAGCAACCTTTGGTCTCTAGAGGCACCCGACGAGCTCGACCCCTACGTGAGCGGCGCCTTCGAGGACGGCGCCGTCGTCGTCGTGGCCGGTCACACGCACCTGGCGCGCGCGGTGTCGTACCCCGGCGGCTACTACTTGAATACCGGGACCTGGGCGAACCTGATGCGGATCCCGGCCTACGTTCGCGGCGCCGAGTTTGCTGCCCACGCCCGCTCGCTCAAGGAATTCCTCAAGCATCCCGAGCTGGCGCCCGCTGAACTCCGACCCTTCCAGCGCCTCACCTACGCCGACGTGGACCTGCGCCCGGCGGCGGGCGGCCCAGCCTTCCGCGCCGAGCTGCGGGAGTGGACTCCTGGGCCCTCGCGCGCCGTCAGCCGGTTCCCCTGA
- a CDS encoding DEAD/DEAH box helicase family protein, producing the protein MAAEITRERGAEMLAKRIESRLVAQGWTVANYAPELPVADYPAGLAIREYPTEIGPADYALFADRRLLGIVEVKRLIKDPRDALVQAGRRARAIGTPFNFRGIYVPFLYAIGDEEIWFHDIRSTAERPRQLAEFHTPAALTEGLGHDLDAACAKLAATPNANEKLRPYQRQANAAVEKAIAAHTRRMLLTMAAGTGKTFTAVNQVYRLLTAGVVRRVLYLVDRRVRAKEVRQAFAAAGLSTFDEIYEVYGQSIRSIPVSYLLAPDAAKSFVYVCTIQRMAQNLFRKDAVSDDDAEEAEADDAEELNIPVHAFDLVVADECLRGYGSARQSLWQATLDYFDAIKLGLTATPPEYAQSRFGEIVFSYTRQEAVRDGFLVDCNLVVIRSGVKLDSALLEEGEDVELTEAEREQRRREPLENGRPYESAEFERLFTLSGANRNILEEIKNHALEHEARYGRFPKTLIFAVNDAHAEHLVRLARDVFSRGEDFAQKITGTVDRPFQLIEQFRHLQVPAIAVTVDLLATGVDIPDLEFIVFLRPVRSRALFEQMLGCGTRRGMKHPDKSHFVVFDCFGGTLFDAFLKTTDITIERPADPSRSIVAIIEDIWQDRERAYNVRCLVERLHRIDKEMSRDEREALAAYVPDGDLATLARELEQRIAQDFTGVMTLLRSATFQEHVAARDAASNRPDARSAQLDREVRMYHLLVTRDAEAWGRKPSRYRFPRGRFLDPSYPEYTDASIRERFEDLRPETIAELCSLPALFAYEEEVKQPARVGKILSIAREGDSVSITFELDPKEPPIPPDILLEVQPALGILDRELERTHWAIKEVDLMTALHRYVRENKVLPDANRIALRAVRAILDAAEPFEVPVEDSVITVVPQRLPADPWPTGTWGLDEGKDGPWPSPVLYNCSWPGGKTQIVAAAMRGSGRYRDLVAIALSTRRGPQQLVWINIAACLRADEGREVTLEASFALAKRIPDKLKEKQRRTQRSIAVKNLVGRSSLPLVHTSEASMDAFRLTLPEGAVEPSPGEALRKLVHLALLKLPFIANNQADFIEGMPYIDPDRSADTKTSDASFEILLRASAKLTAADRAPRIDVAHLIGGAFTFREMTSARSILEENGIDWSAFRELAHRPEWPDDLASLSGVSSQPLEPTENASAVLRLAQAMSSRRGAGRVRTRDILAMALTRRGVPIVDALLARGLLGEPVGDVRSTRIYVKKTRDPWRLPVEAFTIPTGPLPRDEPAGSFWNALLKAVGENRDLLVAALQPAQQKGLTPAGPIMTRLPDAIFDIVVPGISFLATSAERTEGAVQATAAVAAQAADEGISSVAIPFLGTGAAGLESGEVVDAVMTTLLKGTSRAPSVVVLTTLVESAVSQARFVGGILSTTARASTPAPSDEPPAAPISARSEHSFPGHSSESMKPPDPPHADIAPSPSPGIRAAAASPAKNMPKRAEDNDPKLKGPWARLAIGTGKAELITPEGTAWTRQVPSDWATVEVDLADCKLSIEDALGKLEQWDETVTAAFGDALSTLLFGQPTPAEVRRALTVRAGTTLRLGLELDTAAAVVPWEYLRVDDSFLIEQRISMIRHVDAQGTPVPLRLGKPLQGIAFAWANPKYTDDDDFLDEGHVERMQEALHTVRATVHQIARCSPRTLQEVLQRANVEALHYLGHGAIQSGNRGVLVVHPEAGSDVEYAEIEAREFATWIGNAQAKLVFLGACHSGAVPPRAELTSLAGEITRRTGVPVVAMQVAVPRDFATKFAAEFYARLCEGSDIERAVYLARQVKHRGRHAFGIPVLYADLSAAEPADLPEPPAARWASFEVTPRHTEPPGRAREAWQEAPLPEDARELVNEALKTIEHENPAAEIPVPQGADDTSVRNALRELFRSPRRPDEDKLASALSAQQRVATAPAATPLRVHGPVETLDDQPLEPRWDEIEPKLAEIRSRYALPDELLWRAVGELFAGRHVLFVGPVGTGKTTLAREICAALGKDAHVATASADWTAFEVVGGFFPRVEESGGEARTRMVFRPGAFTEAVLANWQEAPAAEGRTAWRRGAGGTWLLLDEMNRADMDRALGPVFTALETRRLRVPSASFEENAPSTVEIPVPKDFRVLATLNGVDRHYLFRISDALKRRFAFIEVPVTWDFVGEWESIRTRSAGELAPDGPAGDLRRFVYLARAFHPVGTAQLFAAARFLGACEASKLALEVRLVQAIMGSVLPGLEDASAPLLRLLAVWASGDSTLLAGALRSAVLSPADAPAPLAAAAPALVTLRGRLEQLSGDLAAPAAPPGAPEDLAQVVQVIAPVLARRAHGLPTLERKLDEMRRANEGYHVGA; encoded by the coding sequence ATGGCTGCTGAGATCACTCGCGAGCGCGGCGCGGAGATGCTCGCGAAGCGCATCGAGTCCCGCCTCGTCGCGCAGGGCTGGACTGTCGCCAACTATGCGCCCGAGCTCCCCGTGGCCGACTATCCAGCCGGCCTCGCGATCCGCGAGTACCCGACCGAGATCGGCCCCGCCGACTACGCCCTCTTCGCCGACCGCCGCCTCCTCGGCATTGTCGAGGTCAAGAGGCTCATCAAAGACCCCCGGGACGCCCTCGTCCAGGCCGGGCGCCGCGCGCGCGCCATAGGCACGCCCTTCAACTTCCGCGGGATCTACGTCCCCTTCCTCTACGCGATCGGCGATGAGGAGATATGGTTCCACGACATCCGCAGCACGGCTGAGCGACCGCGCCAGCTCGCCGAATTTCACACACCGGCCGCGCTCACCGAGGGGCTCGGCCACGATCTCGACGCAGCCTGTGCCAAGCTCGCCGCGACGCCCAACGCGAACGAGAAGCTCCGGCCGTACCAGCGGCAGGCGAACGCGGCGGTCGAGAAAGCCATCGCCGCGCACACCCGCCGGATGCTGCTCACGATGGCGGCGGGCACGGGCAAGACGTTCACCGCGGTGAATCAGGTCTACCGACTCCTCACGGCGGGCGTGGTGCGCCGCGTGCTTTACCTCGTCGACCGCCGCGTGCGCGCTAAGGAGGTCAGGCAGGCGTTCGCGGCGGCGGGCTTGTCGACATTCGACGAGATCTACGAAGTCTATGGCCAGAGCATCCGGTCAATCCCGGTGTCCTATCTGCTCGCGCCCGATGCTGCGAAGTCCTTCGTCTACGTGTGCACCATCCAGCGCATGGCGCAGAACCTCTTCCGCAAGGACGCCGTCTCCGATGACGACGCCGAAGAGGCGGAGGCGGACGACGCCGAGGAGCTCAACATCCCCGTCCACGCGTTCGATCTGGTGGTCGCGGACGAGTGCCTCCGCGGCTACGGGTCAGCGCGGCAGTCGCTCTGGCAGGCCACGCTCGATTACTTCGACGCCATCAAGCTCGGACTGACGGCAACGCCCCCGGAATACGCGCAGAGCCGCTTCGGCGAGATCGTGTTCAGCTACACCCGCCAGGAAGCCGTACGCGACGGGTTCCTCGTCGACTGCAATCTCGTGGTCATCAGATCGGGCGTCAAGCTCGACAGCGCTCTCCTCGAGGAAGGCGAAGATGTCGAGCTCACCGAGGCAGAGAGAGAACAGCGACGGCGCGAGCCCCTGGAGAACGGGCGGCCTTACGAGAGCGCGGAGTTCGAGCGCCTGTTCACCCTATCTGGAGCCAACCGGAACATCCTCGAGGAGATCAAGAACCACGCGTTGGAGCACGAGGCGCGCTATGGCCGCTTCCCCAAGACCTTGATCTTCGCGGTCAACGACGCGCATGCGGAGCACCTTGTCCGCCTGGCGCGTGACGTCTTCTCGCGGGGGGAGGATTTCGCCCAGAAGATTACCGGGACCGTCGATCGGCCGTTCCAGCTCATCGAACAGTTCCGCCACCTGCAGGTGCCGGCCATCGCCGTCACCGTTGATCTGCTCGCGACCGGCGTCGACATTCCGGACCTGGAGTTCATCGTCTTCCTCCGTCCGGTCAGATCGCGCGCCCTCTTCGAGCAGATGCTCGGGTGCGGCACGCGCCGAGGCATGAAGCACCCGGACAAGTCGCACTTCGTGGTCTTCGACTGCTTCGGTGGCACGCTCTTCGATGCCTTCCTCAAGACCACCGACATCACGATCGAGCGACCCGCGGATCCGTCGCGCAGCATCGTCGCGATCATCGAGGACATCTGGCAGGACAGGGAGCGGGCCTACAATGTGCGCTGCCTGGTCGAGCGCCTTCACCGCATCGACAAGGAGATGAGCCGCGACGAGCGGGAGGCGCTCGCGGCGTACGTGCCCGACGGGGATCTCGCGACGCTGGCCCGCGAGTTGGAGCAGCGCATCGCTCAGGATTTCACTGGCGTGATGACGCTGCTCAGAAGCGCCACGTTCCAGGAGCACGTCGCGGCGCGAGACGCTGCAAGCAACAGACCGGACGCGCGAAGTGCCCAGCTAGATCGGGAGGTGAGGATGTATCACTTGCTTGTGACGAGGGACGCGGAGGCCTGGGGCAGGAAGCCCTCCCGCTACAGGTTCCCTCGCGGCAGGTTCCTCGACCCCTCCTACCCGGAGTACACGGACGCGAGCATCCGCGAGAGGTTCGAGGATCTCCGACCTGAAACGATCGCCGAGCTGTGCTCCCTGCCCGCGCTCTTCGCGTACGAGGAGGAAGTCAAGCAACCCGCCAGGGTCGGCAAGATCTTGTCTATTGCGCGCGAGGGAGACAGCGTATCGATAACGTTCGAGCTCGATCCCAAGGAGCCGCCCATTCCGCCGGATATCTTGCTGGAGGTGCAACCTGCGCTCGGGATCCTCGATCGGGAGCTCGAACGCACGCACTGGGCCATCAAGGAAGTCGACCTCATGACGGCCTTGCATCGCTACGTGCGAGAAAACAAGGTTCTCCCTGACGCGAACCGGATCGCCTTGAGGGCGGTGCGCGCCATCCTCGACGCGGCCGAGCCCTTCGAGGTGCCTGTTGAGGACAGCGTCATCACGGTGGTTCCGCAGCGATTGCCCGCCGACCCTTGGCCGACCGGCACGTGGGGCCTGGATGAAGGCAAGGACGGCCCCTGGCCATCGCCCGTCCTTTATAATTGCTCCTGGCCGGGTGGGAAGACGCAGATCGTGGCTGCGGCAATGCGCGGGAGCGGGCGGTACCGCGACCTCGTCGCCATCGCCCTCTCCACCCGACGCGGTCCGCAGCAGCTGGTCTGGATCAACATTGCAGCGTGTCTGCGCGCAGATGAAGGGCGGGAGGTCACGCTGGAAGCGTCCTTCGCTCTGGCGAAACGCATTCCCGACAAACTGAAGGAGAAGCAGCGCCGAACCCAGCGCAGCATCGCCGTCAAGAACCTCGTCGGCCGCTCGAGCCTGCCGCTCGTACATACTTCCGAGGCGAGCATGGATGCGTTCAGGCTCACGCTCCCGGAGGGAGCCGTGGAGCCATCGCCGGGCGAGGCACTCCGCAAGCTCGTTCACCTCGCGTTGCTCAAGCTGCCTTTCATCGCGAACAACCAGGCGGATTTCATCGAGGGGATGCCCTACATCGATCCCGATCGCTCCGCGGACACGAAGACGAGCGACGCCTCTTTCGAGATTCTCCTGCGTGCGTCAGCGAAGCTCACGGCGGCCGATCGCGCTCCAAGGATTGATGTGGCGCACCTGATCGGAGGCGCATTCACATTCCGGGAGATGACCAGCGCCCGCAGCATTCTCGAGGAGAACGGCATCGACTGGAGCGCGTTTCGCGAGCTCGCGCATCGGCCGGAATGGCCTGATGATCTTGCTTCACTGTCCGGGGTGAGCAGCCAGCCCCTCGAGCCGACGGAGAACGCGAGTGCGGTGCTCCGCCTCGCCCAAGCCATGTCGTCGCGCCGCGGCGCCGGCCGCGTTCGTACGCGCGATATCCTCGCCATGGCGCTCACGCGGCGCGGGGTCCCGATCGTCGATGCCTTGCTCGCGCGAGGCTTGCTCGGCGAGCCTGTCGGCGATGTGAGATCCACGCGGATCTACGTCAAGAAGACGCGGGATCCATGGCGCCTACCGGTCGAGGCATTCACCATCCCGACAGGCCCTTTGCCCAGAGACGAGCCCGCAGGCAGCTTCTGGAACGCTCTGCTCAAGGCGGTCGGGGAGAACCGAGATCTTCTGGTGGCAGCGTTGCAGCCGGCGCAACAGAAGGGCCTCACGCCAGCCGGTCCGATCATGACGCGTCTCCCCGACGCCATCTTCGATATCGTGGTGCCCGGCATCAGCTTCTTGGCGACGTCGGCAGAACGAACCGAGGGCGCGGTTCAAGCAACCGCCGCGGTGGCTGCCCAGGCCGCCGACGAGGGGATCTCCTCGGTCGCGATCCCGTTCCTGGGCACCGGCGCTGCCGGGCTCGAGAGCGGAGAGGTCGTCGACGCGGTGATGACCACGCTGCTCAAGGGGACATCACGCGCGCCGAGCGTCGTCGTGCTCACGACGCTCGTAGAGAGCGCGGTCAGCCAAGCGCGCTTCGTTGGAGGGATCCTGAGCACGACGGCGCGAGCTTCGACGCCGGCCCCATCCGACGAGCCGCCCGCCGCACCGATCAGCGCGAGGAGCGAGCACTCTTTTCCGGGTCATTCATCGGAATCGATGAAGCCTCCTGACCCTCCCCACGCGGACATCGCCCCGTCGCCATCTCCTGGGATCCGCGCTGCCGCCGCATCTCCGGCGAAAAACATGCCCAAGCGTGCTGAGGACAACGATCCCAAGCTCAAGGGCCCATGGGCAAGGCTTGCTATCGGCACCGGCAAGGCCGAGCTGATCACCCCGGAAGGCACCGCCTGGACGCGCCAGGTTCCGAGCGACTGGGCGACCGTCGAGGTCGACCTGGCGGACTGCAAGCTCTCGATCGAGGACGCCCTGGGCAAACTCGAGCAATGGGACGAGACGGTGACGGCCGCCTTCGGTGACGCGCTGAGCACGCTCCTCTTCGGCCAGCCCACGCCCGCCGAGGTCCGACGGGCGCTGACGGTCCGGGCGGGCACGACGCTCCGCCTCGGGCTCGAGCTCGACACGGCCGCCGCCGTGGTGCCCTGGGAGTACCTCCGCGTCGATGACTCGTTCCTGATCGAGCAGCGCATCTCGATGATCCGCCACGTCGACGCGCAGGGCACGCCAGTCCCGCTCCGCCTCGGGAAGCCGCTGCAAGGTATCGCCTTCGCCTGGGCCAATCCCAAGTACACGGACGACGATGACTTCCTCGACGAAGGGCACGTCGAGCGGATGCAGGAAGCCCTGCACACCGTGCGCGCCACGGTCCACCAGATCGCCCGTTGCAGCCCGCGCACGCTCCAGGAGGTGCTCCAGCGCGCGAACGTGGAGGCGCTGCACTACCTCGGGCACGGCGCGATCCAGTCCGGGAACCGCGGTGTGCTGGTCGTTCACCCCGAGGCCGGGAGCGACGTCGAGTACGCCGAGATCGAGGCGCGCGAGTTCGCCACGTGGATCGGCAATGCCCAGGCGAAGCTCGTCTTCCTCGGCGCTTGCCACAGCGGCGCCGTGCCGCCGCGCGCCGAGCTGACCAGCCTCGCCGGCGAAATCACCCGCCGCACCGGCGTCCCCGTCGTGGCCATGCAGGTCGCGGTTCCACGCGATTTCGCAACGAAATTCGCCGCCGAGTTCTACGCCAGGCTCTGCGAGGGATCGGATATCGAGCGCGCCGTGTACCTCGCGCGCCAGGTGAAGCACCGCGGCCGACACGCGTTCGGGATTCCCGTCCTCTACGCGGACCTGAGCGCTGCTGAGCCTGCCGATCTGCCCGAGCCGCCCGCGGCCCGCTGGGCGTCCTTCGAGGTCACTCCGCGGCACACGGAGCCCCCCGGGCGCGCCCGCGAGGCGTGGCAGGAGGCGCCCCTCCCCGAGGACGCACGCGAGCTGGTCAACGAGGCGCTGAAGACGATCGAGCACGAAAATCCCGCGGCCGAGATCCCGGTGCCTCAAGGCGCCGACGACACCTCGGTGCGCAACGCGTTACGCGAGCTGTTCCGGTCGCCGCGCAGGCCCGATGAGGACAAGCTGGCCAGTGCCCTCTCTGCGCAGCAACGCGTGGCGACCGCGCCCGCAGCCACCCCGCTGCGCGTCCACGGCCCGGTGGAGACGCTCGACGATCAGCCCCTCGAGCCGCGATGGGACGAGATCGAGCCCAAGCTCGCCGAGATCCGCAGCCGCTACGCCCTTCCAGATGAGCTGCTCTGGCGCGCCGTTGGCGAGCTGTTCGCAGGACGCCACGTGCTCTTCGTCGGACCGGTGGGCACGGGCAAGACGACCTTGGCCCGCGAGATCTGCGCCGCTCTCGGCAAGGACGCCCACGTCGCCACCGCGTCGGCGGACTGGACCGCGTTCGAGGTCGTGGGTGGGTTCTTCCCGCGCGTGGAGGAGAGCGGCGGCGAGGCGCGCACGAGGATGGTCTTCCGACCGGGCGCGTTCACGGAAGCGGTGCTGGCCAACTGGCAGGAAGCACCGGCCGCGGAGGGACGCACGGCGTGGCGTCGCGGCGCGGGCGGGACCTGGCTCCTGCTGGACGAGATGAATCGCGCGGATATGGACCGCGCCCTGGGCCCGGTGTTCACGGCCCTGGAGACGCGGCGCCTGCGCGTGCCCAGCGCGTCCTTCGAGGAGAACGCGCCGTCCACCGTGGAGATCCCGGTCCCCAAGGACTTCCGTGTGCTCGCGACGCTGAACGGCGTGGACCGACACTACCTCTTCCGCATCTCCGACGCGCTCAAGCGGCGCTTCGCCTTCATCGAGGTACCCGTGACCTGGGACTTCGTCGGCGAGTGGGAGAGCATCCGAACGCGCTCCGCTGGCGAGCTCGCGCCGGACGGGCCGGCCGGCGATCTGCGGCGCTTCGTCTACTTGGCCCGCGCATTCCACCCTGTCGGGACGGCTCAGCTGTTCGCCGCCGCGCGGTTCCTCGGCGCCTGCGAGGCCTCCAAGCTGGCCCTTGAAGTGCGGCTCGTCCAGGCCATCATGGGATCCGTGCTGCCCGGGCTTGAGGACGCATCGGCACCGCTGCTGCGACTCCTCGCGGTGTGGGCGAGCGGCGACTCTACCCTGCTCGCGGGCGCGCTCCGCAGCGCGGTCCTGAGCCCTGCGGACGCTCCAGCGCCGCTCGCCGCCGCCGCGCCCGCCCTCGTCACGCTGCGCGGGAGGCTCGAGCAGCTCTCCGGCGACCTCGCGGCGCCGGCCGCACCCCCGGGCGCGCCGGAAGATCTCGCGCAGGTGGTGCAGGTGATCGCTCCGGTGCTCGCGCGCCGCGCGCATGGCCTCCCGACCCTCGAGCGCAAGCTGGATGAAATGCGCCGTGCCAACGAGGGCTATCATGTGGGCGCTTGA
- a CDS encoding cobalt-precorrin 5A hydrolase: protein MTAERKPYAIYAITRHGISIARKLIEGLPGADLYVSQKLFDGAPAGAKPLPLPMGPLLTEAFTAYDCHVFVISVGAVVRMIAPLLKNKKVDPAVVCVDDTARFSICVLSGHVGRGNAFTEKVAALLGAQPVVTTASDALGTLTVDILGRDLGWTLDDPDRNVTRGCAAVVNAAPVLFVQETGEPSFWPEATPLPPGVRYATSLDGVDPGAWEILLVASDRDLARSHPGIVERAVVYRPKSLVLGIGCDRGAPLDMVERGVDRLLEEHGLSAKSVKALATIDKKADEEALLALSARRGWPLVTFTPEELDATEGIENPSETVKKHVGARGVAEPAALRAAGAAKLLVPKRAYTEEGVGRSMTLAVARVPFAKRNVEESHG from the coding sequence ATGACCGCCGAGCGCAAGCCCTACGCCATCTACGCCATCACGCGGCACGGGATCTCCATCGCGCGCAAGCTCATCGAGGGGCTGCCGGGCGCGGATCTCTACGTGTCGCAGAAGCTGTTCGACGGGGCGCCGGCGGGGGCGAAGCCGCTGCCGCTGCCGATGGGGCCGCTCCTGACGGAGGCGTTCACGGCCTACGACTGCCACGTCTTCGTGATCAGCGTCGGCGCGGTCGTGCGCATGATCGCGCCGCTGCTCAAGAACAAGAAGGTCGATCCCGCGGTCGTGTGCGTCGACGACACGGCGCGCTTCTCGATCTGCGTGCTCTCCGGGCACGTCGGGCGGGGCAACGCGTTCACCGAGAAGGTGGCCGCGCTGCTCGGCGCGCAGCCGGTGGTGACAACGGCCTCCGACGCGCTCGGGACGCTGACGGTCGACATCCTCGGCCGGGACCTCGGGTGGACCCTTGACGATCCCGACCGCAACGTGACGCGCGGCTGCGCCGCCGTCGTGAACGCCGCGCCGGTGCTGTTCGTCCAGGAGACCGGCGAGCCCTCGTTCTGGCCCGAGGCGACGCCGCTGCCGCCGGGCGTGCGCTACGCGACGTCGCTCGACGGCGTGGACCCCGGCGCGTGGGAGATCCTGCTCGTCGCGAGCGACCGCGATCTCGCCCGCTCGCACCCCGGCATCGTCGAACGCGCCGTCGTCTACCGGCCGAAGAGCCTGGTGCTCGGCATCGGCTGCGATCGCGGCGCGCCGCTCGACATGGTGGAGCGCGGCGTCGACCGGCTGCTCGAGGAGCACGGGCTGTCGGCAAAATCGGTGAAGGCGCTGGCGACGATCGACAAGAAGGCCGACGAGGAGGCGCTGCTCGCGCTGTCGGCGCGGCGGGGGTGGCCGCTCGTCACGTTCACGCCCGAGGAGCTCGACGCGACCGAGGGCATCGAGAACCCGTCGGAGACGGTGAAGAAGCACGTCGGCGCCCGGGGCGTCGCCGAGCCGGCCGCGCTGCGGGCGGCGGGGGCCGCCAAGCTGCTCGTGCCGAAGCGGGCGTACACCGAGGAGGGCGTGGGGCGGTCCATGACGCTCGCGGTGGCGCGCGTCCCGTTCGCGAAGCGCAACGTGGAGGAGAGCCATGGGTGA
- the cobI gene encoding precorrin-2 C(20)-methyltransferase: MSGLGKLYGVGVGPGAPDLLTLRAVRVLQEADVLALPRSSDFGASMAYRILEPVVGKQRDKERLLLTFPMSKDPDRVRPYVDAAVETIGDRLSRGLTVAFATEGDPSLFSTFVYVRREALRRFPGLEVEVVPGVTSVTAVPAVSGLALADGQERIAILPATYGVDDLTDVLQRFDTVVLMKIGSEMPKVTEALTRAGLLDRAVFVSKATMPEQRIVRDLRAAQGERGDCFAMVVVTRGERSGLLVGEAPASPPGGFDKAVTEPEAP, translated from the coding sequence ATGAGCGGGCTCGGCAAGCTCTACGGCGTGGGCGTCGGCCCCGGCGCGCCGGACCTGCTCACGCTGCGCGCCGTGCGCGTGCTGCAGGAGGCCGACGTGCTCGCGCTCCCCCGCAGCTCGGATTTCGGCGCCTCGATGGCCTACCGGATCCTCGAGCCCGTCGTCGGCAAGCAGCGGGACAAGGAGCGGCTGCTCCTCACCTTCCCCATGAGCAAGGACCCGGATCGCGTCCGCCCCTACGTCGACGCGGCCGTCGAGACGATCGGCGACCGGCTCTCGCGCGGCCTCACCGTGGCGTTCGCGACCGAGGGGGATCCGTCGCTCTTCAGCACCTTCGTCTATGTGCGCCGCGAGGCGCTCCGCCGCTTCCCTGGGCTCGAGGTCGAGGTCGTCCCCGGCGTCACCTCGGTCACGGCGGTCCCTGCCGTGAGCGGGCTCGCGCTCGCCGACGGGCAGGAGCGCATCGCCATCCTGCCCGCCACGTACGGCGTGGACGACCTGACCGACGTCCTCCAGCGCTTCGACACCGTGGTCCTGATGAAGATCGGCTCGGAGATGCCGAAGGTGACCGAGGCGCTCACGCGCGCTGGCCTCCTCGATCGGGCCGTGTTCGTGTCCAAGGCGACGATGCCCGAGCAGCGGATCGTCCGCGACCTCCGGGCCGCGCAGGGCGAGCGGGGCGACTGCTTCGCCATGGTCGTGGTCACGCGCGGGGAGCGGAGCGGGCTGCTCGTCGGGGAGGCCCCGGCCTCGCCGCCGGGCGGCTTCGACAAGGCTGTTACCGAACCGGAGGCCCCATGA